A stretch of Streptomyces vietnamensis DNA encodes these proteins:
- a CDS encoding putative leader peptide: protein MSGTGIALVSRRHVDLGRMSSAVCPAR, encoded by the coding sequence ATGTCTGGAACTGGAATTGCCTTGGTGAGTCGGCGGCACGTCGACCTCGGCCGCATGTCCAGCGCCGTCTGTCCGGCGCGCTGA
- a CDS encoding GNAT family N-acetyltransferase, which yields MSITLTTWSLEQTSPSDLRPSPAPEGDDITIARAEVPSPEYSRFLYTAVGGDIRWNDRLPLSYKQWQEIVEKPGAEIWVAYDRGTPAGYVELDPQPEGVVEIVYFGLIPAFRGRRIGGHLLSFGTARAWDLAERWPDREPTKRVWLHTCSLDGPHAMANYERRGFRLFDTKVEEVEESETPGPWPGAHA from the coding sequence ATGAGCATCACTCTCACCACCTGGTCCCTCGAACAGACCTCGCCGTCCGATCTCCGCCCCTCCCCCGCTCCGGAGGGCGACGACATCACGATCGCGCGCGCCGAGGTGCCCTCGCCGGAGTACAGCCGCTTCCTCTATACGGCGGTCGGCGGCGACATCCGCTGGAACGACCGTCTGCCGCTCTCGTACAAGCAGTGGCAGGAGATCGTCGAGAAGCCGGGGGCCGAGATCTGGGTGGCGTACGACCGGGGGACGCCGGCCGGATACGTGGAGCTCGACCCGCAGCCCGAGGGCGTCGTCGAGATCGTCTACTTCGGCCTGATCCCCGCCTTCCGCGGCCGCCGGATCGGCGGGCACCTCCTCTCCTTCGGAACGGCGCGCGCCTGGGACCTGGCCGAGCGCTGGCCGGACCGGGAGCCCACGAAGCGCGTCTGGCTGCACACCTGCTCGCTCGACGGCCCGCACGCGATGGCCAATTACGAGCGGCGCGGCTTCCGGCTCTTCGACACCAAGGTGGAGGAGGTCGAGGAGTCGGAGACCCCCGGCCCCTGGCCCGGCGCCCACGCCTGA
- a CDS encoding helix-turn-helix domain-containing protein: MNNTQLDMKRLASMDAAQATRLLHRVREETLAGRRPPIAPRPVIDASWQRMARLGLDPDQDTSSVLLRRDELEERRRTTLLSEVMQTLSGGLAGIADASLQIMVVTDEHGRVLWRQGNLAVLRQAHSICLEEGAAWSEHATGTNAVGTALAMGRAVQVHSAEHYVQSLHNWTCAAAPVHDPRDQRLLGILDVSGPASSFHPAMLALVGSVAQLAEAEMRERHRRSIERLRAVAAPILCRVGGRAVAVDAHGWTAAVTGLAPVDRIPLPKSFRAGRVWLPSLGVCAVEPLPGGWLLRVEEENRPEEPGSEAASRVVLDLSRPRRWTVAVSGVAGSWQQELSPRHAELLYVLALHRDGRTAAELAEDVFGDRTRTVTVRAEMSRVRRNLAGVLAHRPYRFREEVAVEVLRPERPGDLLPHSTAPAVRAATPA; this comes from the coding sequence ATGAACAACACGCAGCTCGACATGAAGCGGCTCGCCTCCATGGACGCCGCCCAGGCCACCCGGCTGCTGCACCGGGTGCGCGAGGAGACCCTGGCCGGCCGGCGGCCGCCGATCGCGCCCCGCCCGGTGATCGACGCGTCCTGGCAGCGGATGGCCCGCCTCGGTCTCGACCCCGACCAGGACACGAGCAGCGTGCTGCTCCGGCGCGACGAGCTGGAGGAGCGGCGCAGGACCACGCTCCTCTCCGAGGTCATGCAGACGCTGAGCGGCGGGCTCGCCGGCATCGCCGACGCCTCCCTCCAGATCATGGTGGTCACCGACGAGCACGGCCGGGTGCTGTGGCGCCAGGGGAACCTCGCCGTGCTGCGGCAGGCGCACAGCATCTGCCTGGAGGAGGGCGCGGCCTGGAGCGAGCACGCCACCGGGACGAACGCGGTCGGCACGGCGCTCGCCATGGGCCGGGCGGTGCAGGTGCACTCCGCCGAGCACTACGTGCAGTCGCTGCACAACTGGACCTGCGCCGCCGCGCCCGTGCACGACCCGCGCGACCAGCGGCTCCTGGGGATCCTGGACGTGAGCGGTCCCGCGTCCAGCTTCCATCCGGCGATGCTGGCCCTGGTCGGCTCGGTGGCGCAGCTCGCCGAGGCGGAGATGCGGGAGCGGCACCGCCGGTCGATCGAGCGGCTGCGGGCGGTGGCCGCGCCGATCCTGTGCCGGGTGGGCGGCCGGGCCGTCGCGGTGGACGCCCACGGCTGGACGGCGGCGGTGACGGGGCTCGCGCCGGTGGACCGGATCCCGCTGCCCAAGTCGTTCCGGGCGGGTCGGGTCTGGCTGCCCTCGCTCGGGGTGTGCGCGGTGGAGCCGCTGCCGGGCGGCTGGCTGCTGCGGGTCGAGGAGGAGAACCGGCCCGAGGAGCCGGGCTCGGAGGCGGCGAGCCGGGTGGTCCTGGACCTGAGCCGGCCGCGTCGCTGGACGGTGGCCGTCTCGGGGGTGGCGGGCAGCTGGCAGCAGGAGCTCAGCCCCCGGCACGCGGAGCTCCTCTACGTCCTGGCGCTGCACCGCGACGGGCGGACGGCGGCGGAGCTGGCGGAGGACGTGTTCGGGGACCGTACGAGGACGGTGACCGTACGGGCCGAGATGTCCCGGGTGCGGCGGAACCTGGCGGGGGTCCTGGCGCACCGCCCGTACCGCTTCCGGGAGGAGGTCGCGGTGGAGGTCCTGCGCCCGGAGCGCCCGGGAGACCTGCTGCCCCACTCCACCGCCCCCGCCGTCCGCGCCGCGACCCCCGCCTGA
- a CDS encoding acyl-CoA dehydrogenase family protein: MAASTHTVTNQAPPLVGYDVFTSDRALAEAVERHLAPELLAEVREELSLLGRACGSVQVREWGEQANGNPPRLRTHDRYGQRIDEVEFHPAWHRLLGRSVSAGLTHAWGRPGGHVRRAAGFLVASQPEAGHGCPLSMTHAAVPALRAEPELAAVWEPAALSHVYERELRPVAEKPGALLGMAMTEKQGGSDVRANTTEARPLAADGEYVLTGHKWFCSAPMSDAFLVLAQAPAGLTCFLVPRVLADGSRNAFAIQRLKDKLGNRSNASAEVEFDGTTWARRVGDEGRGIRTIMGMVAATRLDCVLGSAALMRQAVAQAVHHASYRSAFGGLLVEKPLMRNVLADLALESEAATVLGMRLAAAYDAGTPEESALLRIAVPAAKYWVTKRCVPVVAEALECLGGNGYVEESGMPRLLRESPLNSVWEGSGNVQALDVVRALRTEPAALDALLREVGAARGADHRLDRAIRGVLVELADLEGIEARARRLAERLALVLQGALLVRWAPPEVADAFCAARLGGDGGGAFGTLPHTLDLRALVERARVEV; encoded by the coding sequence ATGGCAGCGAGCACCCACACCGTGACCAACCAGGCCCCGCCCCTGGTGGGATATGACGTCTTCACGAGCGACCGGGCGCTGGCGGAGGCGGTCGAGCGGCACCTCGCGCCGGAGCTCCTCGCGGAGGTCCGCGAGGAGCTGAGTCTGCTCGGCCGGGCGTGCGGGTCGGTGCAGGTACGGGAGTGGGGCGAGCAGGCGAACGGGAACCCGCCCCGGCTGCGGACCCACGACCGGTACGGGCAGCGGATCGACGAGGTGGAGTTCCATCCGGCCTGGCACCGGCTCCTCGGGCGGTCCGTGTCGGCCGGGCTCACGCACGCGTGGGGCCGACCGGGTGGTCATGTGCGGCGGGCCGCCGGATTCCTGGTGGCCTCGCAGCCGGAGGCGGGGCACGGCTGTCCGCTGTCGATGACGCACGCGGCGGTGCCCGCGCTGCGCGCCGAGCCGGAGCTCGCGGCGGTCTGGGAGCCGGCGGCCCTCTCGCACGTGTACGAGCGGGAGCTGCGTCCGGTCGCGGAGAAGCCGGGGGCGCTGCTCGGCATGGCGATGACGGAGAAGCAGGGCGGCAGCGACGTCCGGGCGAACACGACGGAGGCCCGCCCGCTCGCGGCGGACGGGGAGTACGTCCTGACGGGGCACAAGTGGTTCTGTTCGGCGCCGATGTCGGACGCCTTCCTGGTCCTCGCGCAGGCTCCGGCGGGTCTCACCTGCTTCCTGGTGCCCCGGGTGCTCGCGGACGGCTCGCGCAACGCGTTCGCGATCCAGCGGCTCAAGGACAAGCTGGGCAACCGGTCGAACGCCTCCGCGGAGGTGGAGTTCGACGGGACGACCTGGGCCCGCCGCGTCGGCGATGAGGGGCGCGGGATCCGGACGATCATGGGGATGGTGGCGGCGACGCGCCTCGACTGCGTGCTCGGTTCGGCGGCGCTGATGCGGCAGGCGGTGGCGCAGGCCGTGCACCACGCCTCGTACCGCTCGGCCTTCGGCGGCCTGCTCGTCGAGAAGCCCCTGATGCGGAACGTCCTGGCCGATCTCGCCCTGGAGTCGGAGGCGGCGACGGTACTGGGGATGCGGCTGGCGGCGGCCTACGACGCGGGGACTCCGGAGGAGTCGGCACTGCTCCGCATCGCCGTTCCGGCGGCGAAGTACTGGGTGACCAAGCGGTGCGTGCCGGTGGTGGCGGAGGCGCTCGAGTGCCTGGGCGGCAACGGGTACGTGGAGGAGTCGGGGATGCCCCGGCTGCTGCGGGAGTCGCCGCTCAACTCCGTCTGGGAGGGCTCGGGGAACGTGCAGGCGCTCGACGTGGTGCGGGCGCTGCGGACGGAGCCCGCCGCGCTGGACGCGCTGCTCCGCGAGGTCGGGGCGGCGCGGGGCGCGGACCACCGGCTCGACCGGGCGATCAGAGGTGTGCTCGTCGAACTGGCGGACCTGGAGGGGATCGAGGCGCGGGCGCGGCGGCTCGCGGAGCGGCTCGCGCTCGTGCTCCAGGGGGCGCTGCTCGTGCGGTGGGCTCCGCCGGAGGTGGCGGACGCGTTCTGCGCGGCACGGCTCGGCGGGGACGGGGGCGGGGCGTTCGGGACGCTCCCGCACACGCTCGACCTGCGGGCGCTCGTGGAGCGGGCGCGGGTCGAGGTCTGA
- a CDS encoding YihY/virulence factor BrkB family protein, producing the protein MQAARETPERPERRPWSRLHRARVLYRNVSKRKMVWLLLKDTVNSCIEYRILGLAAEAAFFTLLSLPPLLLGLIAVLGYADDWTNTDTVASIRENILHAAGTVLSDRGVHEIAEPLLDDITQGKRPELISLGFAIALWSGSRAVNVFIDTITVMYGLDGRRGIVKTRLLALLLYIIALLIGAVVLPLAVVGPDRIVELVPWGTEVVAVLYWPTVILLSIAFLTTLYHVSVPVRSPWIEDIPGALIALGMWVLGSFLLRIYLTSQVEGPTIYGSLAAPIAVLLWIGISAFAVLVGAAVNAAIDRVWPSVATAAAREANERARAAQAAELVARVRAEADDVDEDDPDMPSEFPERWSKFLPPDDVKSRLHSGWEKD; encoded by the coding sequence GTGCAGGCAGCAAGAGAAACACCCGAACGGCCCGAGCGTCGGCCCTGGAGCAGGCTCCATCGCGCGCGCGTCCTCTACCGCAACGTCTCGAAGCGGAAGATGGTCTGGCTGCTCCTCAAGGACACCGTCAACTCGTGCATCGAGTACCGGATCCTCGGCCTCGCCGCCGAGGCCGCGTTCTTCACGCTGCTGTCCCTGCCACCCCTGCTGCTCGGCCTGATCGCCGTCCTCGGCTACGCCGACGACTGGACCAACACCGACACCGTCGCCAGCATCCGGGAGAACATCCTCCACGCGGCCGGCACGGTCCTCTCCGACCGGGGCGTCCACGAGATCGCCGAACCCCTCCTCGACGACATCACCCAGGGCAAACGGCCCGAGCTGATCTCCCTCGGCTTCGCCATCGCCCTCTGGTCGGGCTCCCGCGCGGTGAACGTCTTCATCGACACCATCACCGTCATGTACGGACTCGACGGGCGCCGCGGCATCGTCAAGACCCGGCTCCTCGCCCTGCTCCTCTACATCATCGCGCTGCTCATCGGAGCGGTCGTGCTGCCCCTCGCGGTCGTCGGCCCCGACCGGATCGTCGAACTCGTCCCCTGGGGCACCGAGGTCGTCGCCGTCCTCTACTGGCCGACCGTCATCCTGCTCTCCATCGCCTTCCTCACCACGCTCTACCACGTGTCCGTGCCCGTCAGATCGCCGTGGATCGAGGACATCCCCGGCGCCCTCATCGCGCTCGGGATGTGGGTCCTCGGCAGCTTCCTGCTGCGGATCTACCTGACCAGCCAGGTCGAGGGCCCCACCATCTACGGCTCCCTCGCCGCCCCCATCGCCGTCCTCCTCTGGATCGGCATCTCGGCCTTCGCGGTCCTCGTCGGCGCCGCCGTGAACGCCGCCATCGACCGCGTCTGGCCCTCCGTCGCCACCGCCGCGGCCCGCGAGGCCAACGAACGGGCCCGCGCCGCCCAGGCCGCCGAGCTCGTCGCCCGCGTGCGCGCCGAGGCGGACGACGTCGACGAGGACGACCCGGACATGCCGTCCGAGTTCCCCGAGCGCTGGTCCAAGTTCCTCCCCCCGGACGACGTGAAGTCCCGCCTCCACTCGGGCTGGGAGAAGGACTGA
- a CDS encoding helix-turn-helix domain-containing protein: protein MYEERPALLDGAVLWTRTAAAGPTAERPVLPDGCMDLIWADGSLLVAGPDTRAYVPGEFAARYAGIRFAPGDAPGFLGVPAHELRDRRVALGALWGEAEARRLGERITDAPDPAAALEQLVLRRAADAPAPDPLLRAVVARLAAGRAVAETAEAVGLGARQLHRRSLDAFGYGPKTLARVLRLQRALALVRAGVPYAEAALRAGCADQAHLARETRALAGTTLSAYARSVGASAKSETPLPSGSRTTA from the coding sequence GTGTACGAGGAGCGCCCCGCCCTGCTCGACGGAGCCGTGCTGTGGACCCGGACCGCCGCCGCCGGCCCCACGGCGGAACGGCCTGTGCTGCCCGACGGCTGCATGGACCTGATCTGGGCCGACGGGAGCCTCCTCGTCGCCGGACCCGACACGCGTGCGTACGTGCCCGGCGAGTTCGCCGCACGGTACGCGGGCATCCGCTTCGCCCCCGGCGACGCACCCGGCTTCCTCGGCGTCCCGGCCCACGAGCTCCGCGACCGGCGGGTCGCCCTCGGCGCGCTGTGGGGCGAGGCGGAGGCGCGGCGGCTCGGCGAGCGGATCACGGACGCCCCCGACCCGGCCGCAGCCCTGGAGCAGCTCGTCCTGCGCCGGGCCGCCGACGCCCCCGCCCCCGATCCGCTGCTCCGGGCCGTCGTGGCGCGCCTCGCGGCGGGCCGGGCGGTCGCCGAGACGGCCGAGGCGGTCGGACTCGGCGCCCGGCAGCTGCACCGGCGCTCCCTCGACGCCTTCGGCTACGGGCCCAAGACCCTCGCCCGCGTCCTGCGCCTCCAGCGCGCCCTCGCCCTCGTCCGGGCCGGGGTGCCGTACGCGGAGGCCGCCCTGCGCGCGGGCTGCGCCGACCAGGCCCACCTCGCCCGCGAGACCCGGGCCCTGGCGGGGACCACCCTGAGCGCCTACGCGCGCTCGGTCGGGGCGTCCGCGAAGAGCGAGACCCCGCTGCCGTCAGGGTCGAGGACCACGGCGTAG
- a CDS encoding VOC family protein yields MDTTPRTTPRVAPRVTPRFDLVGLVVSDMAASLAFYRRLGLDVPAGAESAPHVEAALPGGLRIAWDTEDVVRSFDPGWTRPAGGNRVELAFRCGSPTEVDAVYEELVAAGHRGHLKPWDAVWGQRYAVVLDPDGSGVSLFADAPTERA; encoded by the coding sequence ATGGACACCACACCCCGCACCACTCCTCGTGTCGCCCCCCGTGTCACCCCCCGTTTCGACCTCGTCGGTCTCGTCGTCTCCGACATGGCCGCCTCGCTCGCCTTCTACCGGCGCCTCGGTCTGGACGTCCCGGCCGGGGCCGAGTCCGCCCCGCACGTGGAGGCGGCGCTGCCCGGCGGGCTGCGGATCGCCTGGGACACGGAGGACGTCGTCCGCTCCTTCGATCCCGGCTGGACGCGGCCCGCGGGCGGCAACCGGGTCGAGCTGGCCTTCCGCTGCGGGTCGCCGACGGAGGTGGACGCGGTGTACGAGGAGCTGGTCGCCGCCGGACACCGCGGGCATCTGAAGCCCTGGGACGCCGTGTGGGGGCAGCGCTACGCCGTGGTCCTCGACCCTGACGGCAGCGGGGTCTCGCTCTTCGCGGACGCCCCGACCGAGCGCGCGTAG
- a CDS encoding S8 family peptidase — protein sequence MRPISRTALGAATAAVLAVTALTPSVAAQPGPGAAGDRPLVGTQAAPQRTGRPVTVTLVTGDRVLVTTDASGRSSAAALPREDGSVPLLETRQVGQDLYVYPEDATTALAAGRVDEELFNVTGLIRQGYDDAATTALPLIAVYDSAVDVARSVPASPRGAKRGQVLKAAHGVALKADKKNASAFWADVTSRRSRSGADVRKLWLDRKVEATLEQSTAQVHAPEAWAAGYDGKGTKVAVLDTGADAEHPDLKGRIVASENFTDSDTTGDHQGHGTHTISTVGGSGAASDGKKKGVAPGTDLLNGKVLNDSGSGATSWIIAGMEWAVAQGADVVSMSLGSPVPTDCTDPMSTATEELAQNKGTLFVIAAGNSGPTHNTVSSPGCAPSVLTVGAVDRDDSTAWFSSRGPTIVNHTLKPEIAAPGVGISAAAAGGRGVYAYQSMSGTSMATPHVAGAAALVKQRHPDWTAQQIKAALVASAHSEVPGDAREVGGGRLDVKAAIDQTILSTPTVQGGTYNWPQDKTDRTTVSIPYTNTSDAPVTLDLAVEKITGNDGSAIKSPIARLGKRTVTVPAGATVKVPLALDPDARLEPAQYGDVTGRVLATGPGGIHVSTPFSLYVEPETVTLRVKLIDRQGNPASGASSLDVIGTDTASGERRFNDGAADQVYRLRPGSYFLSSFVTTPDEGEGATLNDSLSYLGRPQVEIKKDTTVVLDARQAHRLSIRTDRPTEVRSATLSFARHWDDTWTHAGTLSGGRTVRGYYASVEGEASDGDFEFAGYWRAAAPMISEFAVVGGEALHPVTASTGSANLDGAGETPLVDARSGTAAELAAAGVQGRIALVRIADDQTSVNTQARDAKAAGAKAVLAYHSAPGRWLPAINTTTTGFPVLAVESAEAEVLLDRLAAGPVTIRWKATAKSPYVYTLAFPHRGEIDEERTYRVDDDRLGRSRSTFHSMGVAADFVDFALAGRPDGRQVLLPFESVAVPGTRTELYTPGDTTWQRYLSSSFPWGEFMVAAPRAYAVGEQRDDPWYDGVVSPRAPIDAAGKPMLAAERQGDLIGFAAAMWGDGTHHAEAGSFGDIGNLRLRQDGKQIGESMYPYGVFDVPAEEGAYELEQFVEKFGAPAKVWQRSTSIDTIWRFRSARDENVYSQAVPLLFPRYGLPEDGAKTLAAEAGQKITLTATGHGGYTPAALVSAALSYSYDGGTTWTEAPVARHDGTWTATVDHSAASGRQVTLRAELTDANGNSVRQTVTRAYDVR from the coding sequence ATGCGCCCGATATCGCGTACGGCCCTGGGGGCGGCGACCGCCGCCGTCCTGGCCGTCACCGCGCTGACGCCGTCCGTGGCCGCCCAACCGGGGCCCGGCGCCGCCGGCGACAGACCGCTCGTCGGCACGCAGGCGGCCCCACAGCGCACGGGCAGGCCCGTGACGGTCACCCTCGTCACCGGCGACCGGGTCCTGGTGACCACGGACGCCTCCGGTCGCTCCTCCGCGGCGGCGCTGCCGCGCGAGGACGGCAGCGTCCCGCTCCTGGAGACCCGTCAGGTCGGCCAGGACCTGTACGTCTACCCCGAGGACGCCACCACCGCGCTCGCCGCCGGACGCGTCGACGAGGAACTCTTCAACGTCACGGGCCTGATCCGCCAGGGCTACGACGACGCCGCCACCACGGCCCTTCCGCTGATCGCCGTCTACGACTCCGCCGTCGACGTCGCCCGCTCCGTCCCGGCCTCCCCGCGCGGCGCGAAGCGCGGCCAGGTCCTCAAGGCCGCCCACGGCGTGGCGCTGAAGGCCGACAAGAAGAACGCCTCCGCCTTCTGGGCCGACGTCACCTCCCGCCGCTCCCGTTCCGGCGCCGACGTCCGGAAGCTCTGGCTGGACCGCAAGGTCGAGGCCACCCTGGAGCAGTCGACCGCGCAGGTGCATGCCCCCGAGGCGTGGGCCGCCGGTTACGACGGCAAGGGCACCAAGGTCGCCGTCCTGGACACCGGCGCCGACGCCGAACACCCCGATCTGAAGGGCCGGATCGTCGCCTCGGAGAACTTCACCGACTCCGACACCACCGGCGACCACCAGGGCCACGGCACCCACACCATCTCCACCGTCGGCGGCTCCGGCGCCGCGAGCGACGGAAAGAAGAAGGGCGTCGCCCCCGGCACGGACCTCCTCAACGGCAAGGTCCTCAACGACTCCGGATCCGGCGCCACCTCCTGGATCATCGCGGGCATGGAATGGGCCGTCGCGCAGGGCGCCGACGTCGTCTCCATGAGCCTCGGCAGCCCCGTACCCACCGACTGCACCGACCCGATGAGCACCGCCACCGAGGAACTCGCCCAGAACAAGGGCACGTTGTTCGTCATCGCCGCCGGCAACTCCGGCCCCACGCACAACACCGTCTCCTCGCCCGGCTGCGCGCCCAGCGTCCTCACCGTCGGCGCCGTCGACCGCGACGACTCCACCGCCTGGTTCTCCAGCCGCGGCCCGACGATCGTGAACCACACCCTCAAGCCCGAGATCGCCGCCCCCGGCGTCGGCATCTCCGCCGCCGCCGCCGGCGGACGCGGGGTGTACGCGTATCAGTCCATGTCCGGTACGTCGATGGCCACCCCGCACGTCGCGGGCGCCGCCGCCCTCGTCAAGCAACGCCACCCCGACTGGACCGCCCAGCAGATCAAGGCCGCACTCGTCGCCTCCGCCCACAGCGAGGTCCCCGGCGACGCCCGCGAGGTCGGCGGCGGCCGCCTCGACGTCAAGGCCGCCATCGACCAGACCATCCTGAGCACCCCCACCGTCCAGGGCGGCACCTACAACTGGCCCCAGGACAAAACCGACCGCACCACCGTCTCCATCCCGTACACCAACACCTCCGACGCGCCGGTCACCCTCGACCTGGCCGTCGAGAAGATCACCGGCAACGACGGCTCCGCCATCAAGTCCCCGATCGCCCGCCTCGGCAAGCGCACCGTCACCGTCCCCGCAGGCGCCACCGTCAAGGTCCCGCTCGCCCTCGACCCCGACGCCCGCCTGGAGCCCGCCCAGTACGGCGACGTCACCGGCCGCGTCCTCGCCACCGGCCCCGGCGGCATCCACGTCTCCACCCCGTTCTCGCTGTACGTGGAGCCCGAGACGGTCACCCTGCGCGTCAAGTTGATCGACCGTCAGGGCAACCCCGCCTCCGGCGCCTCCTCCCTCGACGTCATCGGCACCGACACCGCCAGCGGCGAGCGCCGCTTCAACGACGGCGCCGCCGACCAGGTCTACCGCCTGCGCCCCGGCAGCTACTTCCTCTCCTCCTTCGTCACCACGCCCGACGAGGGCGAGGGCGCCACGCTGAACGACTCGCTCAGCTACCTCGGCCGCCCGCAGGTCGAGATCAAGAAGGACACCACCGTCGTCCTCGACGCCCGCCAGGCCCACAGGCTGTCGATCCGCACCGACCGCCCCACCGAGGTACGCAGCGCGACGCTGTCCTTCGCACGCCACTGGGACGACACCTGGACGCACGCCGGAACCCTCTCCGGCGGCCGTACCGTCCGCGGCTACTACGCCTCCGTCGAGGGCGAGGCGAGCGACGGGGACTTCGAGTTCGCCGGCTACTGGCGGGCAGCGGCGCCGATGATCTCCGAGTTCGCCGTCGTCGGGGGCGAGGCGCTGCACCCCGTCACCGCCTCGACGGGTTCGGCCAACCTCGACGGGGCGGGCGAGACGCCGCTCGTCGACGCCAGGTCCGGCACGGCGGCGGAGCTCGCGGCCGCCGGTGTCCAGGGCAGGATCGCCCTGGTCCGGATCGCGGACGACCAGACGTCCGTCAACACGCAGGCCCGTGACGCCAAGGCCGCCGGCGCCAAGGCCGTCCTCGCCTACCACTCCGCCCCCGGCCGCTGGCTCCCCGCGATCAACACCACCACCACCGGCTTCCCGGTCCTCGCCGTCGAGTCCGCCGAGGCCGAGGTGCTCCTCGACCGGCTGGCGGCCGGCCCGGTCACGATCCGCTGGAAGGCCACCGCGAAGAGCCCGTACGTGTACACCCTCGCCTTCCCCCACCGCGGTGAGATCGACGAGGAGCGGACGTACCGCGTCGACGACGACCGCCTCGGCCGGAGCCGGTCGACGTTCCACTCGATGGGCGTCGCCGCCGACTTCGTCGACTTCGCGCTGGCGGGCCGGCCGGACGGTCGGCAGGTGCTGCTGCCCTTCGAGAGCGTCGCGGTGCCCGGCACCCGGACCGAGCTCTACACCCCCGGCGACACCACCTGGCAGCGCTACCTCTCCAGCAGCTTCCCCTGGGGCGAGTTCATGGTCGCCGCACCGCGCGCGTACGCGGTGGGAGAGCAGCGCGACGACCCCTGGTACGACGGCGTGGTCTCCCCGCGCGCCCCGATCGACGCCGCCGGAAAGCCGATGCTCGCCGCCGAACGCCAGGGCGACCTGATCGGCTTCGCCGCCGCGATGTGGGGCGACGGCACCCACCACGCGGAAGCCGGCTCGTTCGGGGACATCGGCAACCTCCGCCTGCGCCAGGACGGGAAGCAGATCGGCGAGTCCATGTACCCGTACGGGGTCTTCGACGTCCCTGCCGAGGAGGGCGCGTACGAACTGGAGCAGTTCGTCGAGAAGTTCGGCGCGCCGGCCAAGGTCTGGCAGCGGTCGACCTCGATCGACACGATCTGGCGGTTCCGCTCCGCGCGGGACGAGAACGTCTACTCCCAGGCCGTCCCGCTCCTCTTCCCCCGCTACGGGCTGCCCGAGGACGGCGCCAAGACCCTCGCCGCGGAAGCGGGCCAGAAGATCACCCTGACCGCGACCGGCCACGGCGGCTACACGCCCGCCGCCCTCGTCTCCGCCGCCCTGTCGTACTCGTACGACGGCGGTACGACCTGGACCGAGGCCCCGGTCGCCCGGCACGACGGCACGTGGACCGCGACCGTGGACCACTCGGCCGCCTCCGGCAGGCAGGTCACCCTGCGGGCCGAGCTGACCGACGCGAACGGCAACTCCGTCCGCCAGACGGTCACCCGCGCCTACGACGTGCGCTGA
- a CDS encoding ArsR/SmtB family transcription factor, giving the protein MPEDERLPQPTTADIDLVTVLQALGDPVRMRLFAGYADGREHSCDPRHLGLEHLHKSTVSHHMRVMREAGLTTTRVAGRNRYVSLRRDDLDTRFPGLLDALLASAPPSTPGPRDAPQDS; this is encoded by the coding sequence ATGCCCGAAGACGAGCGGCTTCCCCAGCCGACCACCGCAGACATCGACCTCGTCACGGTGCTGCAGGCCCTCGGCGACCCGGTCCGCATGCGACTGTTCGCCGGCTACGCCGACGGCCGCGAGCACTCCTGCGACCCCCGCCACCTCGGTCTGGAGCACCTCCACAAGTCGACCGTCTCGCACCACATGCGCGTCATGCGCGAAGCCGGCCTCACGACCACCCGCGTAGCCGGCCGCAACCGCTACGTCAGCCTGCGTCGCGACGACCTCGACACCCGCTTCCCCGGCCTCCTGGACGCCCTGCTGGCCTCCGCCCCGCCGTCCACCCCCGGGCCGCGCGACGCACCCCAGGACTCGTGA